The sequence below is a genomic window from Myxococcales bacterium.
CACAATCCCGCCTATCGCCTCTTCTTGAGCTAGGAGCGCAACTCTGTTTTCGGGGTCGCGTGAAGCCGCAAGCGAATCCGCAGGATTCGCACCGACACGGGATAGTTTTCCACTATTCATGTCGATCGGAAACGGTGCTGAGCACACGGTTCGAGGCGCAGGGTCTGCCTTTGGGGAGCCGGGGGGGGGGAGGGATTCTCGCTCCAGAACCGGATCCGGTCAACGCGGCCCCGGCTAGTGAAGCTCATCGACCAACTCCGCGATGGCAAGCGCGTCACAGGTAGACCTCCGGAATTCGCAAGACCGAGGCAGCCAAGATGCCGTCGGTTCTCGGATGAAAAATGGGTTGCCATCCACAATGCGAAAGTTCAAGATGGAGGCCAGAATTGCTTGCTGTCGATCTGGAAGTGGCCTCAATTTAGGGGCTCTGATGATATGGCCAGAACCGCCAGCCGAAGCTACGGGCGAGGGGAGTCGTTATCCTGCGCACGCGATTTCGCGTCTGATGTGCCTTCGCCAGGAAGCCATACCGTGCAGGTCCAGGAGGTGCTGTTTCGATGTTGCGGACGAGGATTCTGGCCAGCCTGTTTTCGGCGATCATTCTGACGCCAATCTCAGCGAGCGCTCTGGTGATCGTCGGAGATCTTCCGATTCGGCTTGCAGAAGATATCGAAATCGTGGACGGTCTTGCTTACGTGGTGAGCGCCTCCTTTCCGGGCTCCGGCGTTCCAACCTTGCGAATCCTGGATCTTGCGATTCCCAGCTCTCCTGTGGAAATCGGATCACTCGACGCTGCAGTCGGAGGAGCCGAGGATGTCGAAGTGGTGGGTGGGCTCGCATTCATCACGGACGCGTTTTTCGGCGGAAGCCTGCGGATCATCGATGTTTCCAACCCAGCGGCGCCCATCGAGATCGGCACATTTGCATCGGAGTTCAAGGCGATCGATGTAGAGGTCGTGGAGAACATCGCCTACCTGGTGGATCAATTTTTTGTCAATCCCTGTGGCTCACTTCCCTGCGGATCTGCCCTCCGAGTAATCGATGTCTCGGATCCCACTGAACCATTCCAGATTTCGGAAACTTTCATATTTTTTACGAGCGACATGGAGGCCGCTGAAGGTGTTGTCTACCTCGCAGGAAACGGCCTCGAAGTGGTCGATGTGTCGAATCCCGAAATGCCCACGACGGTCGGAGTGCTGCCCGAAAATGTTGCCGATGACATCGAACTGGTGGGGGAGCATGTATACACCGCTTTCCGTTATTCCAACACCGATCCATCGACCGGTCCACCGGGTGGACTCGAAATCGTCAACGTGATGGATTCCACCAACCCCATTTCTGTTGGCCGTGAATTAGTGCTGGGAAGCTCGATCGAAGTGGTCGGTGAGTTTGCGTACACCGGTGGTATCGGCATGGATGTCGTCGACGTCTCCAACGTATCAGCGCCCACTCGTCGCGGGTCGATCTATTCCGGTCTTTCGAATGACGTGGCGGTCTACGGCGGACATGCGTATCTCGCAGGGCAAGATGGGCTGAAAATTGTCGATCTCTCCATTCAGGATACGCCGGTCGAGGTGGGCGCCGCTGTGGCCGAAGACTCCAGCAGTCACCGTTGGTTGGCGTACGACGTAGCGGTCTCGGGCGATGCCGCGTACCTCGCGGTTGGGGATCTGCGGGTCTCCGCAGGTGGCCTCAGGATCTTCGACGTGACAGACCCGAGGACACCGGCTGCGATAGGCGGTGTGGACACCGCTAGTTCTGCGCTGGACGTCGAACTGAAGGGTGAGTTCGCGTACGTTGCGGCGGACGTCGACGGCTTGCGGATCTTCAATGTCGCCAATCCGAGCGCGGCAACCGGTGCGGGTGGGTTGGCGCTCGCGGGAAGCACGGCGAAGGTCGCGGTCATCGGAGAAATTGCGTACGTGGTAGATCGGGGAACGCGTGCGGCGCCCGTCGCGCTGCGGGTTGTCGATGTCTCAGAGCCGTCGGCCCCCACCGAGATGAGTGTTGTCGAGTTGACGTCATCCGGATTTCGCTGCTTAACTCCCGGCATCGCGGTCGTCGAGAAACTCGCCTACGTAACCTGCTCCGGCTTTTTCATCATTGATGTTTCGGATCCCGCCGATCCCACGCTGATCTATTCGTCGAGGCGGGCTCAATACTGGATATCGAGCATCGATGTCGAGGAAGGTCTTGCGTACATTGGCAGCCATGACTCCATTAGCGTCTTCGACGTTTCCAATCCCGCGGAGCCTGTCGAAATCTCCTCGGCCGATGATGGCGGAAGTGCGATCCTCGTTCAGAATGGTTTTGCGTACAGCGCGGGCAGGTGGGGTCTCGCCGTCCATGACGTCGAGGAGCCGCTACATCCCGTCTTGATGGGCGGATTTCCGGCGGAGCGTGGAGATTGGCGTGGTTTGGAGCTCGCCAACGGCCTGATCTATGGCGCAACGGGCTCGGGGGGGTTGCAGATTGTCGATCTCGGCCCCGAATATACGCGCCTGCTACCCGTCGAAATCGCAATTCGGGGGGATGGCGAATCGGGTGCGGTCAATCTCGCGAGTCGCGGTGTGATTCCCGTGGCCGTTCTGGGTGCCCCGGACTTCGACGTAACAGAGATCGATCGGTCGACGCTGCGCTTCGCACCCGCGTCAGCGACGCCAGCACACAAAATCGGCGGTCACCTCGACGACGTGAACGGCGACGGCCACCTGGACCTCGTCTCCCACTTTCGGATTCAAGAGTCCGGGATCTCGGAAACTGACGAGAAGGCCTGCGTGACGGGTCAGACCTTCTCCGAAACACCGTTCGAAGGCTGCAGTGCGATCGATCCAACACTTCCGCGCGGGCGGATCAACGCGTTGTAACTCGCTAACTAACAATCATTTTGTTTTTCTGCGATGAGGTCAACCTCCGGAAATAGAATTCCTAGACCTCAATTCGTGCCGTTACAGAGCAGATCTCACCAGATGGGCGACAGCGCAAAGACGCGCTTCGGTGACAGACGGTACTCGGTGTAGCAGGCCGTCGACAACCAAGGCGTTCGACTAGCGATGCCCATTCGAGGAGTTATTCCCCACTCCCACACGCGTTCCATACGTCGAGGCCAGAGAGGATTAGGCCGATTCTGATGTTCAATGAGAAACTCCGGCCACCGCACGGAAGCCCGCCTACCTGGCCCAAATTCGCTCCCGATGCGCGACCTTCGACGACACCGTCGCAGATACAATGAAAAACCACCCAGTTGTACTGAACCCCCGCGTCCCGCCTACCGTCTCTTCTTGAGCTAGGCGCACGACTCCGCTACGGGATCGCGTGACGTCGCAAGCGAATCTGCCCTTGACCGAATGTGCTGATTTCAAATACTCTTTCTAGGGTGGTAGGGAGTGTGGTTTTGAACAAGGGGTGAAGGTTTGTATCCCTTGTCATCGAAGGTATGAAATTTCTTGAACGTCTTGACGCTAGCCGGGGCAGGGCCATGACTGAAGCCAATCGCATTATCATGAATCTCGATGAGAATCTGCCGGTGGGTGAACCCGAGGGCAGCTTCGAAGAGCGTCGACTGCACCGTAAGCAACGGTTGGCGGCCGCCTATCGTTTGTTCGGTAAGTTCGGCTTTGATGAAGGCGTAGCAGGGCATATCACCGCGCGAGATCCCGAGCACACCGATCACTTCTGGGTCAACCCCATGGGGATGTCGTTCAAGCAAATCAAGGTCTCGGATCTGCTGCTGGTCAGTCACGACGGCAAAGTGGTTGAAGGTGAAGGCTTACTTAATGGCGCTGCCTTCACGATTCATTCCCATATTCATAAAGCGCGTCCCGATGTGGTTGCCGCCGCGCATTCCCATTCTATTCACGGTAAGGCCTGGTCGGCCTTGGGTCGCAAACTGGATCCGATTACCCAAGATGCCTGTGCGTTTTACAACGACCATGTGGTGATCGAGGATTTCACCGGCGTCGTGTTGGAAACGGGAGAGGGGGAGCGCATTGCGACTGGATTGGGCAGTAACAAAGCCTGCATATTACAGAACCATGGTTTGTTGACCGTTGGCCAGTCGGTTGAAGAGGCCGCCTGGTGGTTTATCACTATGGAGCGTAGTTGCCAGGCACAGTTGTTGGTGGAAGCGGCCGGTACCCCAAAACTGATTGATGATGAAAATGCCCGCAAGACTTGCGAGGTCGTTGGCTCTAGCCTTGCTGGTTGGTTCAGCTTTCAGCCGCTCTACAATGTAATTGTTGCCGAGCAGCCTGACCTGATGGATTAGCCGCTGGTTGAACCAGGATATCGCGCGTGAGTGCCAAGGCGAGAAAGAAGAAGCCGCGCTCCAAGGCCGCGACCCATTCGCGCAGACCCAAGGCCTCCCGGAAAGTCGGGAGTAGCTGGTTCGAACGACATCGAAGGAGGCTCCTGGTAGCCCTCTTCTTGCTTCTCGCCGTTGGAGCCGGGGCGGCGATTCGCATCCACACGACCCTGAGCGATCCGAACTTCGACACCGCAGACGCGCGACCCCTTTTGCGCAGCGATCCCGGGATGCTGCACTACATCACCGAGCGCATTGTCGAAAACGGAGGCCTGCCCCCCGACGACTTCGGCGCGGACCCGCGCATCGAACACCCGGCCAGCTCCGACATACCGGCCATGTTCACGGTTGGGCAAGAGTTCGTCGTCGCCTGGGCCTACCTGCTCTGGGATTACCTGATGCCAGGAGTAGACACACCGCTGCACGTCGTGGCGGTCTGGGTC
It includes:
- a CDS encoding class II aldolase/adducin family protein; protein product: MTEANRIIMNLDENLPVGEPEGSFEERRLHRKQRLAAAYRLFGKFGFDEGVAGHITARDPEHTDHFWVNPMGMSFKQIKVSDLLLVSHDGKVVEGEGLLNGAAFTIHSHIHKARPDVVAAAHSHSIHGKAWSALGRKLDPITQDACAFYNDHVVIEDFTGVVLETGEGERIATGLGSNKACILQNHGLLTVGQSVEEAAWWFITMERSCQAQLLVEAAGTPKLIDDENARKTCEVVGSSLAGWFSFQPLYNVIVAEQPDLMD